The Pandoraea vervacti DNA window TCCGAGGGAGCGGCGGCGCTGGAAAACGAAGATCGGCATCATCGTCGCGCTTGCCGCGATATCGGCCTCGCTCGCCATCGCCGCCGCCCTTTTGCCAGCCGCGCTGCCCACCCTCGCCGGGGTGGCGCTCGGTCTCAAGTTCGGTTCGATCTGCGTGGGCATACTCGGCGCCGTTCACAGCATGTTCAGCGTCATTGGCTACTCCCGCAATCGGGGCTGGACCGAAATGTCAGGCTGCATCGAACGGGTGCGCAACGTGTACGTGGTGATCAGCACGGGCATCTGTGCGCGGCAGTCCGCCGCGGGATGGCTGGAGGCTGACGACCTGGGTCAGCGGCTCAAACGGCTGACCAACGTGCTCGGGGGGCTGGAAACGACGCAAGCCACCATTGCCCATAAGCTCACGGTGTCTTAGCGGCGTCACACCAAACACCCCGAAATCTCCCTTCTTTTACTCCACCGCGACATCGCAAACAGGACATCACCATGTTGCCAAAGATTACCGCCTCTGCGCCCAGCGAGATCGCCGCGTCTGCCGGCGTCGCCTGCTCGACGCGGGAACGCCTTCTGCACTATGAAAACGAAATCGCGCTCATGTTCGAACGCGCCCAGCAACTCACCGAACAAGCCACAGCGATATTGGAGATGCTCGAGCGCAGGACGCCGGGCGAGCGACCCGGCGAAGTGCAAGGCGCATCCCCCCCGAACGACGCGCAAGCGCATGTCGGCCAGACATTCGAGCGCGACATGCAGCGCTGTGAATCGAAATCGCCGACACCGTCCGACGTCGGATCGGGGCTCGCCGCCGAGTCGCTGACATCGACGTCGGTCACGCGGCAGGCCCTGCAAGACGTCGGCCACGTTCCCTCAACAGCGCACGACCCCGTCGCAACATCACGGGACACGGGCATTTCCCAGCTGCCCGAAGCGCGCCCACCTCACTAAACGGCGGGCACAAAAAGCACTGCCCCCTGAGTATTGGCGATCGCGCCAACGCGTCAGGGGGCAGTGTGCGGCGCGAGGCACGCATAGCCTGCGACCGCGGTTTTCGTCAGTGGGGGTTACGTCTTCCAGCCCGGCGTGACGAACACGGAACGCACGTCGTCAAGCGTTTGCGAAACGGTCTCGCGCGCCCGTTCGGTACCGGCGCGCAGCATGTCCCACACATAGTCCGGGTTCTTCGCATATTGCTCGCGACGCTCGCGCATCGGGCGCAGCATTTCCTGCAGGCGTTCTTCCAGACGCGCCTTGACCTTCGAGTCCGCCAGACCGCCGCGCACGTAATGATCCTTCAGGGCTTGCAAGCCTTCCTTGTCCTGATCGAACGCGTCGAGGTACGCGAACGCCACGTTCCCCTCCAGGTGGCCCGGATCTTCGACCTTCAGGTGCAGCGGGTCCGTGTAGCACTTCTTCACGGCGGCGCGGATCTCGTCGGGCGTCGACGAAATGTTGATGACATTGCCCAGCGACTTGCTCATCTTGGCCTTGCCGTCGATGCCCGGCAGGCGGCCGATCGGCGGCACGAGCGCCTTCGCTTCGGTCAGGATCTCGCGGTTGGCCATGCGATTGAGACGGCGCACGATTTCGTTGGTCTGCTCGATCATCGGCAACTGGTCTTCGCCCACGGGCACCAGCGTGGCGCGAAATGCCGTGATGTCGGCGGCCTGACTCACGGGGTACGTGAGAAAGCCCGCCGGAATGTCGCGTTCGAAGTTGCGCAGGCTGATCTCCTGCTTGACGGTGGGGTTACGCTCCAGCCGCGCCACGGTCACCAGGTTCAGGTAGTAGAACGTGAGTTCGGTCAGCTCGGGCAGCCAGGTCTGCACGCAGATGGTCGTGACGTCCGGGTCGATGCCGACGGCCAGATAGTCGAGCGCCACCTCGGACACATTGCGATGGACCTTGTCGCGGCCCTTGCCTTCGTCGTCGGTGTTGTCGGTCAGGGCCTGCGCGTCGGCGACCAGAATGAATTGTTTGTACTCGTGCTGATATTCAACACGGTTTTTCAGACTACCGACGTAATGGCCCAGATGCAGCGGGCCCGTCGGACGGTCACCCGTGAGGATCACCTTGCGATCCGCAGGCGCCTTCGAAACACTCATTTTCCTCTCCGTAATCAAGCGTCACTCCCCGAATGGTAGCGCGTCGGCCCGACGACGGTACAGAAACCCCTCCCTCAGCCTGCTTCTCCATCGCGCGCAAGGATGCTCGGCGAAACACTGCCGACGGCACCCGATCGTGCGCCATCGGCATGAAAACGGGGGCCGAAGCCGTTCGAAACGAAGTCTATCCCTCGCTTCAGCGTAATTTCGGAAGTCCGATGACGCCACACCGAAAGGGAATGTCCAAATGGAATAGCTCCACGGAACCACGGATATCAAAATTCGGCCTCCCGCACCTAATGGCACCGGGAATACTCACTAAAAGGAGAGCGAAACATGCAACCTATCGAAATTGAACCGAAGCTGTCGAACCAATCGAACGACGCATACAACACTCCTCACACCGCTCCGGCAAAGCACGACTGAGGACCCCGGATTGGCAAATCGGGCGGCATGACCCGCGTCCGATTTGCAGAACGGGCATGTCAATGACACCAACCCTATTTATCAAGATCCTAGACGGACGACTTGTGCTCTGGGATTACCAAAACCACAAGCAATTTCTAATACGTCCAGAACACGCATCGCGGCTTCTGGAGTTGGTCGCCGGATTCGAACGACGCGACGATGCAATTGACAAGGAAATCACCGAAGCGGACCTGCTTTCGAATATTGACCCTCAGGAATGGGGCTGGGA harbors:
- the trpS gene encoding tryptophan--tRNA ligase; this encodes MSVSKAPADRKVILTGDRPTGPLHLGHYVGSLKNRVEYQHEYKQFILVADAQALTDNTDDEGKGRDKVHRNVSEVALDYLAVGIDPDVTTICVQTWLPELTELTFYYLNLVTVARLERNPTVKQEISLRNFERDIPAGFLTYPVSQAADITAFRATLVPVGEDQLPMIEQTNEIVRRLNRMANREILTEAKALVPPIGRLPGIDGKAKMSKSLGNVINISSTPDEIRAAVKKCYTDPLHLKVEDPGHLEGNVAFAYLDAFDQDKEGLQALKDHYVRGGLADSKVKARLEERLQEMLRPMRERREQYAKNPDYVWDMLRAGTERARETVSQTLDDVRSVFVTPGWKT